The following are encoded in a window of Candidatus Polarisedimenticolia bacterium genomic DNA:
- a CDS encoding MMPL family transporter, which produces MKGSSSPRLEALFRRVVAMRGWFFALYALLVPFAIGLALRVPHDNSIARLIVQSDPDYRNTIAFQRLFAEGEQVVLLAEAKDPFSPAALSRAREIQDRLGRVPRVRSASALDIYDRAHPGSAASPGFPEEFRRFVSGTDLFRKQGLAGADFLGIVVDLDVRTARQRNETLAAIDRALAPLEAAPGPLAGIRKVGSPYVDAYLESETARASLRYFPLFGLFVVVINFVLYRSLRTLAAFLVTLLVCVSLTVGFARLAGFPFTIVSSLVPVTILITATAALVYIQSRFVEHAGAGSVDEHQIFTLSNKFLATTASIFATAIGFGALAVSGIRPIREMGLWVAAGLLMTWIVVFTLFPALQKTLATPVLRRRTSAGRLVLRLIDRLPAFSYRYRRVILPATAFLMLAGVAALTGIPGRLAPMRPETDTLAYIDKNEPIYRDTRRFEKAISGLSVIQIWIKSTRGTVVEPEVLRGLEGFARNLEADPRIGSVLGPTTLLRWSSYVAGHGDRLSDEPSAWEGLAAQLEQLLLREPALRAYVDVGSLRHARMTVVHHGQGFAHVEEIKDFIRASWRISAARHRALGECRMMVVGQGLLQAKIAEYLVPTLTESFLLTASVIFVAFLLVFRSTAARLMAMIPSLFAILVMFLVMRLTSIPLNVATILIASTVLGASENDQIHFFYHFQEKRRSAGTEEALRHSLVIAGRAILFATLINAGGFLTLSLSGLPPMRQFGLVSSSAFVLSMIASFTAVPAALWIFFREVPGLPAQDSGSRAASPR; this is translated from the coding sequence ATGAAGGGATCTTCGTCTCCGAGACTGGAGGCCCTCTTTCGCCGCGTCGTCGCGATGCGGGGTTGGTTCTTCGCGCTCTACGCCCTCCTCGTTCCGTTCGCGATCGGGCTGGCCCTCCGCGTGCCGCACGACAATTCCATCGCCCGCCTGATCGTGCAGAGCGATCCCGACTATCGGAACACGATCGCTTTCCAGCGTCTTTTCGCCGAAGGCGAGCAGGTGGTTCTGCTCGCGGAGGCGAAGGATCCCTTTTCTCCCGCGGCGCTTTCGAGAGCCCGCGAAATCCAGGATCGCCTCGGGCGGGTTCCCCGGGTCCGGAGCGCCTCCGCCCTGGACATCTACGACCGGGCTCACCCCGGCTCCGCCGCGAGCCCCGGGTTTCCGGAGGAGTTCCGGCGGTTCGTGAGCGGCACCGATCTCTTCCGAAAGCAAGGGCTCGCCGGCGCCGACTTCCTGGGGATCGTCGTGGATCTCGACGTCCGAACGGCGCGACAGCGGAACGAGACGCTCGCCGCGATCGATCGGGCGCTCGCTCCGCTGGAAGCGGCGCCGGGCCCTCTGGCGGGGATCCGCAAAGTCGGATCCCCCTACGTCGACGCCTATCTGGAATCGGAGACCGCCCGGGCCAGCCTCCGGTACTTTCCGCTTTTCGGCCTCTTCGTCGTCGTCATCAATTTCGTCCTCTACCGCTCGCTGAGGACCCTGGCCGCCTTTCTCGTCACGCTGCTGGTGTGCGTCTCGCTGACCGTCGGGTTCGCGCGGCTCGCGGGATTTCCGTTCACCATCGTCTCTTCCCTCGTGCCGGTCACGATCCTCATCACCGCGACCGCCGCGCTCGTGTACATCCAATCCCGGTTCGTCGAGCACGCCGGTGCGGGATCGGTCGACGAGCACCAGATATTCACCCTCTCCAACAAGTTCCTCGCGACCACCGCCTCGATCTTCGCGACGGCAATCGGCTTCGGCGCGCTGGCCGTCTCGGGCATCCGCCCGATTCGGGAAATGGGCCTCTGGGTCGCCGCGGGCCTGCTGATGACCTGGATCGTCGTGTTCACGCTCTTCCCCGCCCTGCAAAAGACCCTCGCGACTCCCGTCCTGCGGCGGCGCACCTCCGCGGGACGGCTCGTCCTGCGCCTGATCGACCGGCTTCCCGCCTTCTCCTATCGCTATCGGCGCGTCATCCTTCCCGCCACCGCCTTCTTGATGCTGGCGGGCGTGGCGGCCTTGACGGGGATTCCCGGACGCCTGGCCCCGATGCGCCCGGAGACCGACACGCTGGCGTACATCGACAAGAACGAGCCGATCTACCGGGACACCCGCCGGTTCGAAAAAGCGATCTCGGGGCTTTCGGTCATCCAGATCTGGATCAAGTCGACCCGAGGGACGGTGGTCGAGCCGGAGGTGCTGCGGGGGCTCGAAGGGTTCGCGCGGAATCTCGAGGCCGATCCCCGGATCGGATCGGTCCTGGGCCCGACGACGCTCCTGCGCTGGTCCAGCTACGTCGCCGGCCACGGGGACCGGCTCAGCGACGAGCCCTCGGCCTGGGAGGGGCTCGCCGCCCAGCTCGAGCAGCTCCTTTTGCGAGAGCCGGCCTTGCGGGCGTACGTCGACGTCGGCTCCCTGCGCCACGCGCGGATGACGGTGGTTCATCACGGGCAGGGTTTCGCCCACGTCGAGGAGATCAAGGACTTCATCCGGGCGAGCTGGAGGATATCGGCGGCGCGCCATCGCGCGCTCGGGGAATGCCGGATGATGGTCGTCGGCCAGGGGCTGCTGCAGGCGAAGATCGCCGAATACCTCGTGCCCACGCTGACCGAGAGCTTCCTGCTGACGGCCTCGGTGATTTTCGTGGCGTTCCTGCTCGTCTTCCGGAGCACGGCGGCCCGGCTGATGGCGATGATTCCCTCCCTGTTCGCCATCCTCGTGATGTTCCTGGTGATGCGGCTGACCTCCATCCCGCTGAACGTCGCCACGATTCTCATCGCCTCGACGGTCCTGGGAGCCTCGGAGAACGATCAGATCCATTTCTTCTACCACTTTCAGGAGAAGCGGCGCTCGGCCGGGACCGAGGAGGCGCTGCGCCATTCCCTGGTCATCGCCGGACGGGCGATTCTGTTTGCGACCCTCATCAACGCGGGCGGCTTTCTCACGCTGTCGCTGTCGGGCCTGCCGCCGATGCGCCAGTTCGGCCTCGTCTCCTCCAGCGCCTTCGTCCTCTCCATGATCGCCAGCTTCACCGCGGTCCCTGCCGCTTTGTGGATTTTCTTCCGGGAGGTCCCGGGCCTGCCGGCGCAGGACTCCGGGAGCCGCGCCGCGTCCCCTCGTTGA
- a CDS encoding glycosyltransferase family 39 protein, with product MKPPGAGLPPRPDLAAALLALFAAVVLFAGRAAQQTADSLDYALSARTGREIFHPHHLLFTPMIRLTRLLVARAGGGEDPVLAGQLHNIVASVVVLLACHAIVRRWTGSSFGGVAAALLLLACRGFWLYSTLVEVYLPATACLALLVVLVTREERRPSAGRVLAGGALLALAVLYHQPSVLFCVPLGYWLFVAPRGKGWKEGAWMLGIAGLLAATAYLLAFLGPAALRGGGESLDPGPPTAARFVRFCLAYAFHPVAGWGTARNLSVLGIGRLLHSQLRNVTTFPWSLRALFIPGTGVFLLLLGGWHLRSIRADRPLRRQRIFLLVWIVSYYLFFLWWFPGEKEFFITPLLPLALLIALAAMDLRDHSGGWSRSRSRLLIPLSLLPALLLGALNLRGTILPYHRSRGPAYREASDLARAGVPEDCWLFADYTVAENLRYYFAREKAREGVMPLYHFYEGRSLPRELAEAARGCLAIDLEYVNPEFSAGDVDGARQPEQWFSYLTWLLGAERVGGGMAIRSFKILDLEEGKRYLLLAASREIAEGWPGVFRRLDAGLPGRKEGDGPFSRWLERFSRVVSRK from the coding sequence ATGAAGCCCCCCGGCGCCGGCCTCCCGCCCCGGCCCGACCTCGCCGCGGCGCTGCTGGCGCTCTTCGCCGCCGTGGTCCTGTTTGCCGGGCGGGCGGCGCAGCAAACCGCCGACAGCCTCGATTACGCCCTGTCAGCCCGGACGGGGCGTGAGATCTTCCATCCCCACCACCTTCTGTTCACCCCCATGATCCGGCTCACGCGCCTGCTGGTGGCGCGCGCCGGCGGCGGCGAGGATCCCGTGCTGGCCGGACAGCTTCACAATATCGTCGCGTCGGTCGTCGTCCTGCTCGCCTGCCATGCGATCGTCCGCCGATGGACCGGCTCGTCCTTCGGAGGCGTGGCCGCCGCGCTCTTGCTTCTGGCGTGCCGCGGATTCTGGCTGTATTCGACCCTGGTGGAGGTGTATCTCCCCGCCACGGCCTGCCTCGCGCTGCTGGTCGTTCTCGTGACTCGGGAAGAGCGGCGGCCCTCCGCCGGCCGCGTCCTCGCGGGCGGCGCGTTGTTGGCGCTCGCGGTCCTGTATCACCAGCCCAGCGTGCTCTTTTGCGTCCCGCTCGGATACTGGCTCTTCGTTGCGCCGAGAGGAAAAGGATGGAAGGAAGGGGCCTGGATGCTGGGCATCGCAGGCCTGCTCGCGGCGACGGCCTACCTGCTCGCCTTTCTCGGCCCCGCCGCGCTGCGGGGAGGAGGCGAGAGTCTCGACCCCGGTCCGCCGACGGCGGCGCGCTTCGTCCGCTTCTGCCTCGCCTATGCCTTCCATCCGGTGGCCGGATGGGGGACGGCCCGGAATCTCAGCGTCCTCGGGATAGGCCGCCTGCTGCATAGCCAATTGCGCAACGTCACCACCTTCCCGTGGTCGCTGCGCGCGCTTTTCATTCCGGGAACGGGCGTCTTCCTTCTCCTCCTCGGCGGCTGGCATCTGCGCTCGATTCGCGCCGATCGCCCCCTCAGGAGGCAACGCATCTTCCTGCTCGTCTGGATCGTCTCCTACTACCTCTTCTTTCTCTGGTGGTTTCCGGGAGAGAAGGAGTTCTTCATCACCCCGCTCCTGCCGCTCGCGCTGTTGATCGCGCTGGCGGCCATGGATCTGCGGGATCATTCCGGGGGATGGAGCCGGAGCCGAAGCCGGCTACTGATCCCGTTGAGCCTGCTTCCCGCTCTCCTGCTGGGAGCGTTGAACCTCCGCGGCACGATACTTCCCTATCACCGCTCGCGCGGCCCGGCCTATCGGGAAGCTTCCGATCTCGCCCGCGCGGGGGTGCCGGAGGATTGCTGGCTGTTCGCGGACTACACGGTCGCGGAAAACCTCCGCTACTACTTCGCACGGGAGAAGGCGAGAGAAGGCGTGATGCCTCTTTATCATTTCTATGAGGGGCGCTCTCTTCCGCGCGAGCTCGCGGAAGCCGCCCGAGGCTGCCTCGCCATCGATCTGGAGTACGTGAATCCGGAGTTTTCCGCCGGCGACGTGGACGGGGCCCGCCAGCCGGAACAATGGTTCAGCTACCTGACATGGCTCCTCGGCGCGGAAAGGGTAGGCGGCGGCATGGCGATTCGGTCGTTCAAGATCCTGGACCTTGAAGAGGGGAAGCGATACCTGCTCCTTGCCGCCTCCCGGGAGATCGCGGAGGGCTGGCCCGGCGTCTTCCGGCGCCTCGATGCGGGCCTCCCGGGAAGGAAGGAGGGCGACGGACCGTTCTCGAGATGGCTCGAGAGATTTTCCCGTGTCGTGTCTCGGAAATGA
- a CDS encoding AMP-binding protein: MPSETSLTSLGARLARLRRFADRPAYFWKDGVRWRRRTYACLHDRMVSCAATLAREGLDAPVLIQGPGHPSWVEALAGILLAGGVAVPLEESAPDSFREEVARRCKSRLLVAPAGVSPPPGCRRIEWDSWGDPDAASSPSWADPPGDSTAEIVFTSGTTGQPRGVVLTHRNLASDFAPIERAFERRERWIRPLGTLPFLTTLPLSHMFGQAMNVFLPLFMGLSVAFVPPRPAEVREAARRLGAWGLFTVPRLLDLLGLEVRRLLREEGALEKIQKRQARFERWPFMIQALLFPRLAGIFGRRFRLLVSGGAPLAEEVQRFWESLGYLVIQGYGLTETAPIVSISNPFDRRPGGVGRPLGIQEVSLGAEGEILVRGPNVTQGYFGEAAARNPDGWLRTGDVGELDPEGRLRIRGRLKDVIVTPEGENVFPADVEAAFRPSEGVREACVLGVSEGAAEHVHAVLLMEQGCHAEEAVVAANERLQPRQRVRDFTVWAGSDFPRTSTGKVKKGLVREEALRRAPGGQGAGGAFGLTAEVRRLVAQVARSRMERLEEGTLLVEALGLSSLDLVELGVRLEERFGVVLADAALASATVGDLERAVRQAAGRVPVRPEGDRVSEAAHAEAPLSSAKPSPPRPGALRMPRWARVSPFHQFRRLLEEAVFRPIVLLQARPEVVGLERLGSADPPYLFVCNHRSYLDTGLFKATLPRLLRGRIAPAMTTRHHRVFFGETGGGRTRYALESMQVRLVELLFGAWPLPETAGFRQSLGYAGELADAGFSLLVFPEGRHVPEGGLAPFRGGIGILARELRAPVVPAWVEGTARVLPDGARWMRRGRTRLVLGEPLCIDPAADPAETTRRLEKAVRELEDWESGRFSEKTAAPPR; this comes from the coding sequence TTGCCTTCCGAGACCTCCTTGACCTCCCTCGGCGCCCGCCTGGCACGACTGCGCCGCTTCGCGGATCGACCCGCCTATTTCTGGAAAGACGGCGTGCGCTGGCGCCGCCGGACCTACGCCTGTCTCCACGATCGCATGGTGTCCTGCGCGGCGACGCTGGCCCGCGAAGGCCTCGACGCCCCGGTCCTGATTCAGGGCCCCGGCCATCCCTCCTGGGTCGAAGCGCTGGCCGGAATCCTTCTCGCCGGCGGCGTCGCGGTCCCCCTGGAGGAGTCGGCCCCCGACTCGTTCCGGGAGGAAGTGGCGAGGCGCTGCAAGAGCCGCCTTCTCGTGGCGCCTGCCGGCGTCTCGCCGCCGCCCGGATGCCGGCGGATCGAGTGGGACTCCTGGGGGGACCCGGACGCAGCCTCTTCCCCTTCGTGGGCCGATCCCCCGGGCGATTCAACCGCGGAAATCGTGTTCACCTCCGGAACCACGGGGCAGCCCCGGGGCGTAGTGCTCACTCACCGCAACCTCGCCTCCGACTTCGCTCCGATCGAGAGGGCGTTCGAGCGGCGGGAGCGCTGGATTCGCCCCCTCGGCACGCTTCCCTTTCTCACCACGCTTCCCCTGTCCCACATGTTCGGCCAGGCGATGAACGTCTTCCTGCCGTTGTTCATGGGTCTCAGCGTGGCGTTCGTCCCGCCGCGGCCCGCGGAGGTCCGGGAGGCCGCCCGGCGTCTTGGCGCCTGGGGACTCTTCACCGTTCCCCGGCTTCTCGATCTTCTCGGACTTGAAGTCCGGCGCCTCCTGCGCGAGGAAGGGGCGCTCGAGAAGATTCAGAAGCGCCAGGCCCGCTTCGAGCGCTGGCCTTTCATGATTCAGGCCCTCCTCTTCCCGCGCCTGGCGGGAATCTTCGGGCGCCGGTTCCGGCTCCTGGTCTCCGGCGGCGCTCCCCTTGCGGAAGAAGTCCAGCGATTCTGGGAGAGCCTCGGATATCTCGTGATTCAGGGATATGGACTGACGGAAACCGCGCCGATCGTGTCGATTTCGAATCCATTCGATCGCCGGCCTGGCGGCGTCGGCCGGCCGCTCGGTATCCAGGAGGTCTCCCTGGGCGCCGAAGGGGAGATCCTGGTGCGCGGGCCGAACGTGACTCAAGGCTACTTCGGAGAGGCCGCGGCGCGGAACCCCGACGGATGGCTGCGCACGGGGGACGTGGGCGAGCTCGACCCGGAAGGACGGCTGCGAATCCGCGGGCGGCTCAAGGACGTCATCGTCACTCCCGAAGGAGAGAACGTTTTTCCGGCCGACGTCGAAGCGGCGTTCCGCCCCTCCGAGGGCGTCCGCGAGGCCTGCGTGCTCGGGGTCTCGGAGGGGGCCGCGGAGCACGTCCATGCCGTCCTTCTGATGGAGCAGGGCTGCCATGCCGAGGAGGCGGTGGTGGCCGCCAACGAGCGCCTACAGCCCAGACAAAGGGTCCGCGATTTCACCGTCTGGGCCGGGAGCGATTTTCCACGAACTTCCACCGGGAAGGTGAAGAAGGGCCTCGTCCGGGAGGAAGCTCTGCGGCGCGCGCCCGGCGGGCAAGGCGCCGGGGGCGCGTTCGGCCTCACCGCCGAGGTTCGCCGTCTGGTGGCGCAAGTGGCCCGCAGCCGGATGGAGCGCCTCGAGGAGGGAACGCTCCTGGTCGAGGCGCTCGGCCTGTCGAGCCTCGATCTCGTCGAGCTGGGCGTGCGGCTGGAAGAGAGATTCGGGGTGGTCCTGGCAGATGCGGCGCTCGCCTCGGCGACGGTGGGAGATCTGGAGCGGGCGGTCCGGCAGGCCGCCGGCCGTGTCCCGGTCCGCCCCGAAGGCGACCGTGTCTCGGAAGCCGCGCACGCCGAAGCGCCCCTTTCGTCGGCGAAACCCTCTCCGCCGCGCCCGGGCGCCTTGCGGATGCCTCGATGGGCACGAGTCTCTCCATTCCATCAGTTCAGGCGCTTGCTGGAAGAGGCGGTCTTCCGCCCGATCGTTCTGCTGCAGGCAAGACCGGAGGTCGTCGGACTCGAACGGCTCGGCTCGGCCGACCCGCCCTACCTCTTCGTCTGCAATCATCGGAGCTATCTGGACACCGGCCTCTTCAAGGCGACGCTTCCCCGCCTGCTGAGGGGAAGGATCGCTCCGGCGATGACGACGCGCCACCACCGCGTCTTCTTCGGGGAAACCGGCGGCGGCCGGACCCGCTACGCACTCGAGTCGATGCAGGTGCGGCTCGTGGAGCTGCTTTTCGGCGCCTGGCCGCTGCCGGAGACCGCCGGCTTCCGCCAGAGCCTCGGTTACGCGGGAGAGCTGGCGGACGCCGGCTTCTCGCTGCTCGTCTTTCCCGAAGGAAGGCACGTTCCCGAGGGAGGTCTCGCGCCGTTTCGGGGAGGGATCGGCATTCTGGCCCGCGAGCTGCGCGCGCCGGTGGTTCCCGCCTGGGTGGAAGGAACGGCGCGAGTGCTTCCCGACGGGGCCCGGTGGATGCGACGGGGCAGGACGCGCCTCGTCCTGGGCGAGCCCCTGTGCATCGATCCCGCAGCCGATCCCGCCGAGACGACGCGCCGCCTGGAGAAGGCGGTCAGGGAGCTGGAGGATTGGGAGTCCGGACGCTTTTCCGAAAAGACCGCTGCGCCGCCGCGTTAG
- a CDS encoding FHA domain-containing protein has product MGDKKSEFAASTKLDSALARPRLKEGLISPATGIFLRIEEGPGSGRVYTLSSGGVYLIGRAGADIVLEDEKVSRKHAEIGLYGPEAFVLRDLASTNGTRLNGKRISEKSKLNHWDVIRVGDTALRFAVIDDSIQVSKFAAGR; this is encoded by the coding sequence ATGGGAGACAAGAAATCGGAATTCGCCGCCAGCACGAAGCTCGACTCCGCCTTGGCGCGCCCGCGGCTCAAGGAAGGCCTGATCTCGCCGGCCACCGGCATCTTCCTCCGGATCGAGGAAGGGCCGGGAAGCGGCCGCGTCTACACGCTTTCCTCCGGGGGAGTCTATCTGATCGGACGCGCCGGCGCGGACATCGTCCTGGAGGACGAAAAGGTCTCGCGCAAGCACGCCGAGATCGGATTGTACGGACCGGAAGCGTTCGTCCTCCGCGATCTGGCGAGCACCAACGGCACGCGGCTGAACGGCAAGCGCATCTCCGAAAAATCGAAGCTGAATCATTGGGACGTCATCCGGGTGGGAGACACGGCGCTGCGCTTCGCGGTGATCGACGACTCGATCCAGGTCTCCAAGTTCGCCGCGGGCAGGTAG